In one Nocardioides sp. NBC_00368 genomic region, the following are encoded:
- a CDS encoding FAD-dependent oxidoreductase, which produces MSGSTSNRSALVVGAGIGGLTAALALSRTGWQVTVLERAPELGEVGAGLSIWPRAWGILSDLGVADRLVDGTRPAIQAGLRRPDGRWLVKVRADAVERTPVMVHRARLHSALVATLAERDGVEVRTGVAVTGLAGLDDFDSRGPADLVVAADGIRSVIRKELHQREDVRHAGYTAYRGVTAEPVPGEASSTGGETWGTGVRFGHVPLVDGRTYWFATANRPAGETSGDHYADVTALVGDWHDPIPQLLAATPAGAVIRGDICDLRLPLRRFDHGRVVLLGDAAHATTPNLGQGACAAIEDAAVLAAQLAGHARIDSALVAYDRTRRPATQRLVRASRLVGALGQIENGPVVAARDAGLAGLGAIAGLLSR; this is translated from the coding sequence ATGAGTGGATCGACGAGCAACCGGAGTGCCCTGGTGGTCGGTGCGGGGATCGGCGGGCTCACCGCAGCGCTCGCGCTGTCGCGGACGGGTTGGCAGGTGACCGTCCTGGAGCGGGCTCCGGAGCTCGGCGAGGTCGGTGCCGGCCTCTCGATCTGGCCGCGGGCGTGGGGGATCCTGTCCGACCTCGGGGTCGCCGACCGGCTCGTCGACGGGACCCGCCCGGCGATCCAGGCGGGGTTGCGCCGACCTGACGGGCGCTGGCTGGTGAAGGTGCGTGCCGATGCCGTGGAGCGCACCCCGGTCATGGTGCATCGGGCGCGGCTGCACTCGGCGCTGGTGGCGACGCTGGCGGAGCGCGACGGGGTCGAGGTACGCACCGGGGTGGCCGTCACCGGCCTGGCCGGCCTCGACGACTTCGACTCCCGTGGCCCGGCCGATCTGGTGGTCGCCGCCGACGGCATCCGCAGCGTGATCCGGAAAGAGCTGCACCAGCGGGAGGACGTACGTCATGCCGGCTACACCGCCTATCGCGGCGTCACCGCGGAGCCGGTGCCGGGCGAAGCCTCGAGCACGGGCGGAGAGACCTGGGGGACCGGGGTGCGGTTCGGCCACGTCCCGCTGGTGGACGGCCGGACCTACTGGTTCGCAACCGCCAACCGGCCCGCCGGGGAGACCAGCGGCGATCACTACGCCGACGTCACCGCGTTGGTCGGTGACTGGCACGACCCGATCCCGCAGCTGCTGGCCGCGACCCCTGCCGGCGCGGTCATCCGTGGCGACATCTGCGACCTGCGGCTCCCGCTGAGGCGGTTCGACCACGGCCGCGTCGTGCTGCTCGGCGACGCCGCGCACGCGACCACACCCAACCTCGGCCAGGGCGCCTGCGCCGCCATCGAGGACGCCGCCGTCCTGGCCGCCCAGCTCGCCGGTCACGCTCGCATCGACAGCGCGCTGGTCGCCTACGACCGCACCCGGCGCCCCGCGACCCAGCGGCTGGTGCGGGCCTCCCGGCTGGTCGGTGCGCTCGGCCAGATCGAGAACGGGCCGGTCGTGGCTGCCCGCGATGCCGGCCTCGCCGGGCTGGGGGCGATCGCGGGGCTGCTCAGCAGGTAG